Proteins from a genomic interval of Cottoperca gobio chromosome 8, fCotGob3.1, whole genome shotgun sequence:
- the crebbpb gene encoding CREB binding protein b isoform X2, whose amino-acid sequence MADNLLDVGPPTAKRPKLNSPLSVSDGPDLVSLFDLENDLPDELIPNGDLGMGMSSNGGPGGGGPGLNSIVPDAAAKHKQLSELLRPGSSSILGGGLNSASPQQGGMVGSQLGAVLGKGPLGQGSPNHQSPQAQKGGAAVGQGNGSTGMGFNQAMLNSGQGHGVMGPTGQVMNGALGPAGRGRPGMQYQGQGMQGPQVGAGPGVGGSVLAETLTQGGSQLGAHNALNAQQAGNMNKMGMSGAPFGQQYGQAGVQQMGAAGVNAQQLQNKTGLSNNLPQFPAELKGAGSLPNMSQMHQQVVSVGMVPGAGGVSTGPTADPEKRKLIQQQLVLLLHAHKCQRREQANGEVRACTLPHCRTMKNVLNHMTHCQAGKSCQVAHCASSRQIISHWKNCTRHDCPVCLPLKNASDKRNQQPMLNSPGTSLQNAISTVGPGQPSATAINSAATHIDPSSMQRAYAALGLPYGNQSPSQGQGPTQQNVPGSQHQQLRNLNPLGTNQMNQMAGGMGVPSSDQAGMHSDSSLPSSLNNQLMPDGSVVGGMGNLPTATPLSSSGIRKSWHEHVTQDLRTHLVHKLVQAIFPTPDPAALKDRRMENLVAYARKVEGDMYESANSRDEYYHFLAEKIYKIQKELEEKRRSRLQKQPGMVGTAGPQQPGMAQPNTMGPGQAVRSPNGPVPMPNMPNQLMNRMQVPQGINQFNPMAMQNAQMSQAPMGARAPSPMNHPQQMNMSSVPAMGMSPSRMPQTQGMMGSHANNMVAQPANQGQFLSQGQFTATAGGAMNVNVSLGQPITQAAVTQPQNSNLPLNALGSLGSPCGPAAPPTLGPTPPPNASASLQPHQKQLQQHHASAQAQVPLQPSTPGSTGGPSSTPTHIPSSLHGPPSAKGTPDPSQPLTPLQPQTDPPSQKQQPTSVQAQHPSTPLSQAAASIDNRVPTPASVAELSSQKALPDMSSTEAKPEVKEEEEDSNSGKKQPDVKMEQDDDTKPSLVKKEEPDAAEPKQEPMETEEKKPEIKTEPKEEEESGANGTSTASSTQNRKKIFKPEELRQALMPTLEALYRQDPESLPFRQPVDPMLLGIPDYYDIVKTPIDLSTIKRKLDTGQFQEPWQYVDDVWLMFSNAWLYNRKTSRVYKYCTKLAEVFEAEIDPVMQGLGYCCGRKYEFSPQTLCCYGKQLCTISRDGTYFSYQNRYHFCEKCFNEIQGNSVTLGDDPAQPQTMISKEQFEKKKNDMLDPEPFVECKDCGRKMHQICVLHYDVIWPSGFICDNCLKKSGKTRKENKFSARSLCKGLQSTRLGTYIEDRVNKYLKRQNHPEAGEVFVRVVASSDKNVEIKPGMKSRFVDSGEMVETFPYRTKALFAFEEIDGVDVCFFGMHVQEYGSECPFPNTRRVYISYLDSIHFFRPRALRTAVYHEILIGYLEYVKKLGYVMGHIWACPPSEGDDYIFHCHPADQKIPKPKRLQEWYRKMLDKAFAERILHDYKDIFKQATDDRLTTANELPYFEGDFWPNVLEESIKELEQEEEERKKEENTASTETTEGVPADSKNAKKKNNKKTNKNKSSVSRANKKKPGMPNVANDLSQKLYATMEKHKEVFFVIHLHAGPVINTLPPIMDPDPLLTCDLMDGRDAFLTLARDKHWEFSSLRRCKWSTMCMLVELHNQGQDRFVYTCNECKHHVETRWHCTVCEDYDLCINCYNAKGHEHQMVKWGLGLDDDSNGPGGEASKSPQESRRLSIQRCIQSLVHACQCRNANCSLPSCQKMKRVVQHTKGCKRKTNGGCPVCKQLIALCCYHAKHCQENKCPVPFCLNIKHKLRQQQLQHRLQQAQMMRRRMATMAGRGMPMPSPPTSAAPDTPNSVQQPNTPQTPQPMPNQPQQQQQPPNPANIAQSFPNNGRSSQPPTPVPQGKPGPQSSPLHQQQSPLPNMPPQQQPQPPQQQQQLQLQQQQQQQQQQQQQQQHQQQPLLAALKVARQIEMVAKAKQQQQQQQQQQHQQQQQQNYPMNGMPMNHPRMMGPMQGQMQMMQGPRGPQVMQAMQQGQWPGMQNPMQNPQVHQPQVPPQQVSMVPQQAQGTPMPQQGQLMQRPMMPQQQGLQMPGVMPPQGPSQQGMTPQQLNMPRGIPGNIAPSALQELLRTLKSPSSPQQQQQVLNILKSNPHLMAAFIKQRTAKYQATQPQQQQQQVQQQVQQQVQQQQQQQQQQQQQQAQAMLGSQAGMQAMAAMANQVQRPVMAPQQQPPQQVGPQGMATMGPQGQMMNAAQNGNPQMYRRQQLLRMQQMQQQQAQQQAQQQAQQQGGMPQGHGQFPQQQPGPASYSQLRMQQQMAMQGGGGPMGQLPPTSQMGQPGMGMDGPQNILQQRMLQQQQQMLKQQMGSPAQANSMSPQPHMLQVQAQGGAHLPGQTMANTLGNQVRSPAPVQSPRPPSQQTPHSSPSQRIQPQPSPQHGALHSSSPHPSLGGPMSGSMEQGHMGTPEQSAMLPQLNTPNRGGLSNDMGMVGDTTGDTLEKFVEGL is encoded by the exons atcttgtgtctctgtttgaCCTGGAAAACGACCTTCCAGATGAGCTCATCCCCAATGGAGACTTGGGAATGGGAATGTCCTCCAACGGCGGTCCAGGTGGAGGAGGTCCGGGTCTCAACTCCATTGTTCCTGATGCAGCTGCCAAACACAAGCAGCTGTCTGAGCTCCTGCGACCAGGAAGCTCCTCCATCTTGGGAGGTGGTCTCAACTCTGCCAGCCCCCAACAGGGAGGCATGGTGGGAAGCCAGCTAGGTGCTGTGCTTGGTAAAGGTCCACTGGGGCAGGGCTCTCCAAATCACCAGTCTCCCCAAGCCCAGAAaggaggtgcagctgttggaCAAGGCAATGGAAGCACGGGCATGGGCTTCAACCAGGCCATGTTGAACAGCGGGCAGGGACATGGGGTCATGGGCCCGACAGGACAAGTAATGAATGGGGCTCTGGGACCGGCAGGCCGCGGTAGACCTGGCATGCAATATCAGGGCCAAGGCATGCAGGGGCCACAAGTGGGTGCTGGACCTGGTGTTGGAGGCAGTGTGCTGGCAGAGACACTCACCCAAGGAGGGTCACAGTTGGGTGCACACAACGCATTGAATGCTCAGCAAGCTGGAAACATGAATAAG ATGGGGATGTCAGGAGCTCCGTTTGGCCAGCAATATGGTCAGGCTGGGGTGCAGCAGATGGGGGCAGCAGGGGTCAACGCCCAACAACTCCAGAACAAGACAGGCCTTTCCAACAACTTGCCCCAATTCCCTGCTGAGTTGAAGGGAGCTGGGAGTTTGCCAAACATG TCCCAGATGCATCAGCAGGTAGTGTCGGTGGGCATGGTCCCTGGGGCTGGTGGTGTGTCAACGGGCCCAACAGCCGACCCAGAGAAGCGCAAACTCATTCAGCAGCAGCTGGTCCTGTTGCTCCACGCACATAAGTGCCAGCGGCGGGAGCAGGCCAACGGGGAGGTGAGGGCCTGCACTCTGCCTCATTGCCGCACCATGAAGAACGTCCTCAACCACATGACCCACTGCCAGGCTGGCAAGTCCTGCCAGG TGGCTCACTGTGCATCATCCAGACAGATCATATCCCACTGGAAGAACTGTACGCGGCACGACTGTCCGGTCTGCCTGCCTTTAAAGAACGCTAGTGACAAGAGAAACCAGCAAC CAATGCTAAATTCTCCAGGGACTAGCCTACAGAATGCCATCAGCACAGTGGGGCCCGGCCAGCCCAGTGCCACAGCCATCAACAGCGCTGCCACACACATTGACCCCAGCTCCATGCAGCGGGCCTATGCTGCCCTTGGCCTGCCGTATGGGAACCAGTCCCCTTCCCAGGGACAGGGACCCACTCAGCAGAACGTCCCGGGTTCCCAGCACCAACAGCTGCGAAATCTGAACCCACTAG GCACTAATCAGATGAACCAGATGGCAGGAGGCATGGGTGTCCCCTCTTCAGACCAGGCTGGCATGCACTCCGACTCCTCTCTACCATCCTCACTCAACAA TCAGCTGATGCCAGACGGGTCAGTAGTGGGAGGCATGGGAAACCTGCCCACTGccacccctctctcttcttcggGGATAAGGAAGTCCTGGCATGAACACGTCACTCAGGACCTGCGCACCCACCTGGTGCACAAACT TGTACAAGCCATATTCCCCACCCCAGACCCCGCAGCACTGAAGGACCGGCGAATGGAGAACCTGGTGGCGTACGCACGCAAAGTTGAAGGTGACATGTACGAGTCGGCTAACAGCAGG GATGAGTATTACCACTTCCTGGCAGAGAAAATCTACAAAATCCAGAAAGAGTTGGAGGAGAAGAGGCGCTCGCGACTCCAGAAACAGCCCGGCATGGTGGGAACAGCTGGGCCTCAGCAACCTGGGATGGCTCAGCCCAACACCATGGGCCCAGGACAGGCCGTCCGATCTCCTA ATGGACCTGTGCCTATGCCCAACATGCCAAATCAGTTAATGAACCGTATGCAGGTGCCCCAAG GAATCAATCAGTTTAACCCAATGGCAATGCAGAATGCGCAGATGTCTCAGGCACCCATGGGAGCACGTGCTCCCTCTCCCATGAACCATCCACAGCAGATGAACATGAGCTCTGTCCCAGCG ATGGGTATGTCCCCGTCAAGGATGCCTCAGACTCAAGGAATGATGGGTAGTCATGCTAACAACATGGTCGCTCAGCCAGCCAACCAGGGCCAGTTCCTGTCACAGGGCCAGTTCACTGCCACTGCAGGTGGAGCAATGAATGTGAATGTAAGCTTGGGCCAGCCCATAACGCAGGCTGCTGTCACACAG CCACAGAACTCTAACCTCCCTCTGAATGCCCTGGGATCCCTTGGCTCGCCCTGTGGCCCTGCAGCCCCGCCCACCCTGGGCCCCACCCCTCCACCCAATGCCTCAGCCAGCCTGCAGCCTCATCAgaagcagcttcagcagcaccACGCTTCTGCACAGGCCCAGGTCCCACTGCAGCCCTCTACCCCCGGCTCCACGGGTGGGCCCTCTTCCACCCCAACTCACATACCCAGTAGCCTCCATGGCCCCCCCTCAGCCAAGGGCACACCTGACCCCTCCCAGCCGCTTACGCCCCTGCAGCCTCAGACTGATCCCCCCAGCCAGAAGCAGCAGCCCACCTCAGTGCAGGCACAGCACCCTAGCACACCG TTGTCCCAGGCAGCAGCGAGTATAGATAACAGGGTGCCCACCCCAGCCTCTGTGGCTGAGCTGAGCTCCCAGAAGGCCCTGCCGGACATGAGCAGCACTGAAGCCAAACCTGAAgtaaaagaggaggaagaggacagcaactCTGGAAAGAAGCAGCCAGATGTAAAAATGGAG CAGGACGATGATACCAAACCCTCGCTGGTGAAGAAGGAGGAGCCAGATGCAGCTGAGCCAAAGCAGGAACCAATGGAAACTGAGGAAAAGAAGCCGGAGATAAAGACGGAACccaaagaagaggaggaaagtggGGCCAACGGCACATCAACCGCCTCCAGCACTCAGAACCGCAAGAAAA TTTTCAAGCCGGAGGAGCTGAGACAAGCCCTAATGCCAACACTTGAGGCCCTCTACAGGCAAGACCCAGAGTCACTGCCCTTCAGACAACCTGTAGACCCCATGCTACTGGGCATCCCT GACTACTATGACATTGTGAAGACTCCCATTGACTTATCCACCATCAAGCGCAAGTTGGATACGGGTCAGTTCCAGGAACCGTGGCAGTATGTGGACGACGTGTGGCTCATGTTCAGCAATGCCTGGTTGTACAACCGCAAGACCTCCCGTGTCTACAAATACTGCACTAAACTGGCAGAAGTGTTCGAAGCGGAGATCGATCCCGTCATGCAGGGCCTGGGCTACTGCTGCGGCAGGAAG TACGAGTTCTCACCCCAAACGCTGTGTTGCTATGGCAAACAGTTGTGTACCATTTCCCGGGACGGCACCTACTTCAGCTACCAGAACAG GTATCACTTCTGTGAGAAGTGCTTCAACGAGATCCAGGGCAACAGTGTGACCCTGGGGGACGACCCCGCACAGCCACAGAC CATGATATCAAAAGAGCAgtttgaaaagaagaaaaatgacatGTTGGACCCTGAACC GTTTGTCGAATGTAAAGACTGTGGACGAAAGATGCATCAGATCTGCGTGCTGCACTACGATGTCATTTGGCCATCAGG cTTTATCTGTGACAACTGTCTGAAGAAGTCTGGCAAAACAAGAAAGGAGAACAAGTTTTCAGCCAGAA GTCTTTGCAAAGGGTTGCAGTCGACCCGGTTGGGGACGTACATCGAGGACAGAGTGAATAAGTACTTGAAAAGGCAGAACCACCCAGAAGCTGGTGAGGTGTTTGTGCGAGTGGTGGCCAGCTCTGACAAAAATGTGGAGATTAAGCCTGGAATGAAGTCTAG GTTTGTGGACTCAGGCGAGATGGTGGAGACCTTCCCTTACAGAACCAAAGCACTTTTTGCATTTGAGGAGATAGACGGAGTGGACGTTTGTTTCTTTGGCATGCATGTCCAGGAGTACGGCTCAGAGTGCCCCTTTCCAAATACCAG ACGGGTTTACATATCATACCTGGACAGTATTCACTTCTTCAGACCACGTGCGCTCAGGACTGCAGTGTACCATGAGATCTTGATAGGCTACCTGGAGTATGTGAAGAAACTGGG gtaTGTGATGGGTCACATCTGGGCCTGCCCACCCAGTGAAGGAGATGACTACATTTTTCACTGCCACCCTGCTGACCAGAAGATCCCAAAGCCTAAGAGGCTCCAAGAGTGGTACAGGAAGATGCTGGACAAGGCTTTCGCTGAGAGGATCCTACACGATTACAAG GACATCTTCAAACAGGCAACAGATGACCGGCTGACCACTGCCAATGAACTGCCCTACTTTGAGGGTGACTTTTGGCCTAATGTATTGGAGGAGAGCATCAaggagctggagcaggaggaggaagagaggaagaaggaggagaacaCGGCCTCCACGGAGACGACAGAG GGAGTCCCAGCTGACAGCAAGAATGCcaaaaagaagaacaacaaaaaaaccaacaaaaacaagagcagCGTCAGCCGAGCCAATAAGAAAAAGCCTGGGATGCCGAATGTAGCCAATGACCTGTCTCAGAAACTCTACGCCACGATGGAGAAACACAAGGAG GTGTTTTTTGTTATCCACCTCCATGCCGGGCCAGTCATTAACACCCTGCCACCCATTATGGACCCTGACCCACTGTTGACCTGTGACCTGATGGATGGCCGTGATGCCTTTCTGACTTTAGCCAGGGACAAGCACTGGGAGTTCAGCTCACTGAGACGGTGCAAATGGAGCACGATGTGTATGTTGGTGGAGCTACACAACCAAGGCCAGGACCGCTTTGTGTACACCTGCAATGAGTGCAAGCACCACGTAGAGACTCGCTGGCACTGCACCGTCTGTGAG GACTATGACCTATGCATCAACTGCTACAACGCTAAGGGCCACGAGCACCAGATGGTGAAGTGGGGTCTAGGTCTAGACGATGACAGCAACGGTCCGGGTGGAGAAGCCTCCAAGAGCCCCCAGGAGAGCCGTCGTCTCAGCATCCAGCGCTGCATCCAGTCCCTGGTCCATGCCTGCCAGTGCCGCAATGCTAACTGCTCGCTTCCTTCATGCCAGAAGATGAAGAGGGTGGTTCAACACACCAAAGGCTGCAAGCGCAAGACCAATGGTGGCTGCCCTGTGTGCAAGCAGCTCATTGCTTTATGTTGTTATCACGCCAAGCACTGTCAGGAGAACAAGTGTCCTGTTCCCTTCTGTCTTAACATCAAGCACAAACTCcgtcagcagcagctgcagcacaggCTCCAGCAGGCTCAAATGATGCGCCGCAGAATGGCCACCATGGCTGGAAGGGGTATGCCCATGCCATCTCCACCTACCTCAGCTGCCCCCGACACCCCCAACTCTGTGCAGCAGCCTAACACACCCCAAACGCCCCAGCCCATGCCCAACCAGccccaacaacaacagcaaccaCCAAACCCTGCCAATATTGCCCAGAGCTTCCCCAACAACGGCCGCAGCAGCCAGCCCCCAACACCAGTGCCGCAGGGCAAACCAGGGCCTCAGTCATCCCCTCTCCATCAGCAGCAGTCACCTCTGCCTAACATGCCACCCCAACAACAGCCTCAGCcaccacaacagcagcagcagttgcaactgcaacaacaacaacagcagcagcagcaacagcagcagcaacagcagcatcaacagcagCCACTGCTGGCAGCCCTAAAGGTGGCCAGACAGATCGAGATGGTAGCCAAAgcgaagcagcagcagcagcagcagcagcagcagcagcatcagcaacagcagcagcagaattaTCCTATGAATGGGATGCCCATGAACCACCCACGAATGATGGGGCCCATGCAGGGTCAAATGCAGATGATGCAAGGGCCACGGGGCCCTCAGGTCATGCAGGCCATGCAGCAAGGCCAGTGGCCAGGAATGCAGAATCCCATGCAGAATCCCCAGGTTCATCAGCCGCAGGTCCCTCCTCAACAGGTATCCATGGTCCCTCAGCAGGCTCAGGGAACCCCCATGCCCCAGCAGGGCCAGCTCATGCAGAGGCCCATGATGCCCCAGCAACAGGGTCTCCAAATGCCTGGGGTCATGCCTCCACAGGGGCCGTCACAGCAGGGCATGACGCCACAGCAGCTAAACATGCCACGGGGAATACCTGGTAACATTGCTCCGAGTGCCCTGCAGGAGTTACTGCGCACCCTCAAATCTCCCAGCTCcccacagcagcaacagcaggtcCTTAACATCCTCAAGTCTAACCCCCACCTCATGGCCGCTTTCATTAAACAGAGGACAGCCAAGTACCAGGCCACCCAGccgcagcaacagcagcagcaggtacaGCAGCAGGTACAGCAGCaggtacagcagcagcagcagcagcagcagcagcagcagcagcagcaggctcaGGCCATGCTTGGGTCCCAGGCAGGAATGCAGGCCATGGCAGCCATGGCAAACCAGGTGCAGAGGCCAGTGATGGCACCTCAGCAGCAGCCTCCTCAGCAGGTAGGACCCCAGGGTATGGCAACCATGGGCCCCCAAGGCCAGATGATGAACGCTGCTCAAAACGGCAATCCCCAAATGTACCGCAGACAGCAGCTGCTTAGGATGCAGcaaatgcagcagcagcaagcgCAGCAGCAAGCgcagcagcaggcgcagcagcagGGAGGCATGCCTCAGGGCCACGGACAGTTCCCCCAGCAGCAGCCGGGGCCAGCAAGCTACTCCCAGCTCCGTATGCAGCAGCAAATGGCTATGCAAGGAGGTGGGGGCCCCATGGGACAGCTCCCTCCCACGTCTCAAATGGGTCAACCTGGCATGGGCATGGATGGTCCGCAGAACATCCTGCAGCAGCGTATGcttcagcagcaacagcagatgTTAAAGCAGCAGATGGGCTCTCCCGCACAGGCTAACTCGATGAGTCCACAACCTCACATGCTCCAAGTTCAAGCCCAGGGAGGAGCTCACTTACCTGGCCAGACAATGGCAAACACCCTGGGAAACCAAGTACGCTCCCCAGCCCCAGTGCAATCGCCCCGTCCGCCTTCGCAGCAGACCCCGCATTCCAGTCCCTCCCAACGGATACAGCCCCAGCCCTCACCTCAGCACGGCGCCCTCCACTCCAGCTCTCCGCACCCCAGCCTTGGAGGCCCAATGTCGGGCTCCATGGAGCAGGGACACATGGGAACACCTGAGCAGAGTGCCATGCTCCCGCAACTTAACACACCAAACAGAGGGGGGTTGAGTAATGACATGGGTATGGTTGGTGACACGACGGGAGACACGCTGGAGAAATTTGTTGAAGGATTGTAG